CGGGCCCCAGGGCATCCGCGGTTTCGCGACCGAAACGGCGCGGGTCGAACTCTATTCCGAGAAGATGCTGCGCAACGGCCAGGCGCCGCTGCCGGATTTCGACGATCCCGTCAACGCCCCCCTCGCGGCCGGTATCGAACGTCCCTTCGTCCTGACCTGCGCCAAGAGCCCCTATTATTGCCATAGCCAGCACCGCCAGGCGGCATCGCTGCGCCGGCGGGCGCGCGAGCCCATGGTCGCGCTCGCCGACAACATCGCCGAGGCCAGGGCGATCGCCGAGGGCGACTGGGTCCAGGTGTCGACGCGCTCGGCCAGCGTTCGCTTCAGGGCGACCATCGACCGGTCGCTCGCCCGCGACGTCGCGGTCGCCGATTTCGGCTGGTGGCGCTCGATGCCCGATCTCGGCTTGCCGGGTTACGACCCCTTCTCGGATGAGGGCAGCAATTTCAACCGGCTGATCGATGCCGATCATGCCGATCCGGTGAGCGGCGCCCCCTCGCTCAAATCGTTCGCCTGCGACATCAGGCCGGTGGAAACCGCGCGCGTCTCGCCCTGGCGCGGCCGGCGATCCCTCAGCGTCGTCGCGCGGCAGGACGGACCTGGCGGCGTGGTGGAACTGGCACTTGCCGGCGACGGCGGCGGCCAGCTGCCGCCGTTCCGGCCGGGCCAGCACGTTTCGGTCGGGCTCGACATTCCCGGCAGCGGCCCGGTCGAGCGCTCCTATTCGCTCTGCGGCGCCAGCGGGCCCGACGGCACCGAGCGCTATCGCATCGCCATCAAGCCGATCCGCGGCGCCGGGCAGGCCGGGCTTTTCTCGTCCTTCTCGGCCGCATCGCTAGCAGCCGGCAGCCGGATCGACATGCGGGCGCCGTCAGGCGATTTCATCATCCCGGCCGCCGCCGACTTTTCCGTCGTGCTGATCGCGGCCGGCATCGGCATCACGCCGTTTCTCGGCTATCTCCGGGCGCTGCAAGGCGCGCCGTCGGCGCCGGAGGTGGTGCTGCACTATGGCAGCCGGAACGCAGCGCTTCACGTCTTTCACGCCGAGATCGCGACGCTGGCGGGCGCCTTGCCCTCGCTCCGTCTCGTCACCCATTTCAGCCAACCGGGCCCGGATGATGTTTGCGACGCCGCCGGCCGGATCGACGCCATGAGCATCGACCAGGACCTGATCGAGCGGCGCGCCCGCTTCTATCTCTGCGGGCCAGGCGGCATGATCGCCGAGATCACCCAAGGGTTGATCGGCCGCGGCGTGCCGGCCTTCGAGATTTTCAGCGAAGTGTTCGTGTCGCCGCCGCCGCGCCCCACGGCGGTGGGCGACGCCGGCCGCTTCGCCGTCACCTTCGCCCGCTCCGGGCGCACGGCCATCTGGTCGCCCGAACGCGGCGACCTGCTCGCCTTTGCCGAGGAGCTCGGCCTGTCGCTGCCATCCGGCTGCCGCGTCGGCCAATGCGAGAGCTGCGCGCTGACCGTGCTCGACGGCGCGGTGACCCACCAGGTGGCCATCGCCGATCTCGACGAGGGTGTCTGCCTGTCATGCCAGGCGGTGCCGGCTTCCGATCTCGTCCTCGACGCCTGACGCGGACCGGCCGGCTCGCCCCATCGCATCGCCACCCCTCAACCGGCAAGCCGCGTGACCGGTCAGACCGTCACGACGATCTTGCCGAACTGGTCGTTCGATTCCAGGAAACGATGCGCCTCGACGATCTCCTCGAAGGCAAAGGTCCTGGCGATGACCGGCCGGAGCGAACCCGACGCGAGCCCGTCGAGGATGAACGCCTTGGCGGCTTCCAGCCGCGCCGGATCGCCGGTGATCTCGTGGACGAGATAGCCGCGCAAGGTCAGGCTCTTGGCCAGCACCGCGAACAGCGGAAAGGGTGTCGGCTCGGGACTCAGGCCACCATATTCGATGAGCACGCCGCCACGTGACATCGCGGCCGTCAGCGGCTCGAATATCGGGCCGCCGATCGGGTCGAACGCCACGCGCACGCCCTCGGGGCCCGCGATGTCGGTCAGCCGGCCCCCCAGGTCTTCTTCCGCGGAGGCAATGACATACGCGGCGCCAGCCTCGCGCAAAGCCTGCGCCTTGGCCGATGTCCGGGTCACCGCGATGGTGGTCGCGCCCACCCTGTTGGCGATCTGGATCGCGGCAAGCCCGACGCTGCTCGATGCCGCGGTGATGACGACACGGTCTTGCGCGCCGAGCCTGGCGATGTCGATCAGCGCACCATAAGCGGTGAGATAGGGCATCCAGACCGCGGCCGCGGCTTCAAAGCTGAGCGATGGCGGATGCCTGACGACCAGTTCAGCCGGAAACGTCGCGAGATCGCCATAGGCAGGCCAACGGACCATCGACCTCGGCGGCACGATGCTGACCGCCTCGCCCGGCGCGAAACCGGCGACGCCTTCACCGACCGTCTCGACGAGGCCCGCCGCCTCCAGGCCAAGACCTGATGGCAGAACCGGCGTCTCGATGTAAGAGCCCGAGCGCAGCAGGGCCTCGGCCCGGTTGAGGCCCAGCGCCTTGACGCGGATCCGCACCTCGCCCCGGCCGGGCCGGGCAAGATCGACGGTCTCGATGCGCAGAACCTCGGGACCGCCATGCCGGTGAAAGCGAACAACCCGCGCCATTGGCGACAACTCCAAATGAATTGAACTGAATAAGCTATGGGGGCTGGCATAGATCAGATAAATGGCCTCAGAGCTTCGACAGTCGAAACCAGGGGTTTTGAATATGGATCGCCTGACCAGCATGGCCGTATTCGTCAAGGCCATCGATCTCGGCTCGTTCGCAGCGGCTGCCGCAGCACTCGATCTCTCCGGGCCGATGGTCGGCAAACATGTCCGGTTTCTCGAAGAGCGCCTGGGCATGCGCCTGATCAACCGGACCACCCGGCGCCAGAACCTGACCGATGTCGGCCGCGCCTATTATGACCGCTGCCGGGTGGTGCTCGCCGAGGCCGAGGCCGCGGATGCGCTGGCGACCGACCAGCTGTCCGAACCGCGCGGCAAGCTGCGCGTCACCATGCCCGTGCATTTCGGCCGGCACTGCGTCACCCCCGTCCTGCTGGAGCTGGCGCGGCAATATCCGGCGCTGGAACTGGACCTGTCGTTCAGCGATCGCATCGTCGATCTGGCCGAGGATGGCTATGATCTCGCCATCCGGACCGGTGATCTCGACGACAAGGCCGGGGTGATCGCGCGGCGCGTCGCGCGCCAGCGCATGGTCGTCTGCGCCGCGCCGGCCTATCTCGGCATGCATGGCCGGCCGGGGCAGGTCGAGGATCTCCCCCAGCACCACGCCATCATCTACCGCCGGTCGGGCCGCATTCGCCCCTGGCTGTTTCCGCGCCCGGGCCAGCCTCCGCTGGAGGTCACGCCGGTGAACCGGCTGCGGCTCGACGACCTCGATGCCATCGCCGATGTGGCGGCCGCCGGCATGGGGCTCGCCTGGCTGCCCTCCTGGCTGGTGCGCGAGCGCATCCAGGCCGGCGCGCTTGTCGTGGTCCTGCCGGACCAGCCGGAATTTCTCTACGACGGTTATGCGCTATGGCCGCAGACGCCGCACCTGCCGCTGAAGGTTCGCCTTGCCGTCGATGCGCTGGCGGCGGCCTTGCCCAGGTTCATGACCTGAACGGCGCGGCCGCGGTCCGCCGTAGCGAGCTTGCGCGAATTCCGGTCTAACCCGCCCAGATCGTCGCCGTTTCGCGTTCGAGCGCCGCGATGATGCAGGCCGCCACCGGGTGCATGTGCTTGGCCGGATCCGGCTCGATCTCGGCCCTGGCCGAGAACCGTCCGAACCGGCTGTCGACCGACAGCCCGAGCACATGGGCGCCGCCCGGCCCGGGATCGTCGAGCCTGACCGTGGCGTTCCCGACGCCCGGGCCGGCGAGCGCCGCCGCGACGGCAATATTGATCTCGTTGGCATGACGCAGCACGGCGTCGTCCAGCCGGCCGGCGAAAACCTCACCGGCCGCGCCCGCCATGCCCGGGCGCGACGCCGTGACATGGAGACGCGCCTCAGGGTCGATCGCGGCCGCCGCGACGCCGTCGAGGCCGCCGAGCGCGCCCGGCAGCAAGCGCAGCCGGTGACCATGGGTGCGGCCGGCGGTCTCCAGGCTGGCGAACAGCTCGGCCGCGGCGAGCGCGCTGGCGCTGACCGTCCAGACATCGGCCAGGGCGAGCGCCCGCGCCCCATAAAGGCGCAGCGCCTCCGGACCGGCGGCCTCGATGATCAGATCGGCCGGATCGGCGAAAAACCGCTCCGGATCCGCGGTCGCCTCGGGCACCCCGGCGGCTCGCGCCTCACGCACCAGGCACCGGCCCAGGCGCCATTGGGCCGAGGTCCTGAGATAAGCGAGCACCGGACGCGCTATGCGTCCAGCCCCGATGACACCAATGCGTCTGGCTTCCATCGATCGACGTCACCGCCGGGGGTACCGCGCCTTTGCCTCACGCCACCAGTTTGGCGAACAGGGCCGGATCGACATTGCCGCCGGACACCACCGCGGCGACCACCTGGCCGCGGACATCCAGCCGCCCGGACAAGAGCGCCGCCAGCGGCACCGCACCCGACGGCTCGACCACCAGCTTCAGCTCGCGGAAGGCGAAATTGACCGCGCGCTTCACCTCGTCCTCCGACACGGTGACGCCGCCGGCGACATGCGGCTGATTGACCGCGAAGGTCAGCTCGCCCGGCGTCTGGGCCAGCAGCCCGTCGCACAGCGAGCCGCCGAGCTTGACATTGGCGACCCGCTTGCCGGCCTCGAACGAGCGCGCATGATCGTCGAAATCCTCGGGCTCGACGCTGTAGAGCTTGGCCTTGGGGGCGCGGTCGTGCACCGCCAGCGCCACCCCGGCGAGCAGCCCGCCGCCCGAGCAGCAGACCAGCACGGTATCCGGCAGCAAGCCCTGCGCGGTCAGTTCCTCGATGATCTCGCGCCCGACCGTGCCCTGCCCGGCCATGATGTAGAAATCGTCATAGGGCGGCACCAGCGTCGCGCCGCGATCGGCGGCGAGCTGCCGGGCGATCGCCACCCGGTCCTCCTTCTCGCGGTCATAGAGCACGATCTCGGCGCCGGCCGCGGCGGTGCGTTCGCGCTTCAGGGCCGGGCTGTCCTTGGGCATCACGATGACCGCCGGCATGCCCAGGAGCTGGGCGGCGGTGGCAACCCCCTGCGCATGATTGCCGGACGACATGGCGACCACCCCGGCCCTGCGCTCCTGGTCGGTCAGCCGGGCCAGCCGGTTATAGGCGCCGCGGAACTTGAACGAGCCGGTGCGCTGCAGCGGCTCGGCCTTGAGGAACACCCGCGCGCCGGTGATGGCGTCGAGCTCCGGCAAGCTCAGAAGCGGCGTGCGGCGGGCCACCGGCGCGATCAGGCGCGCGGCATCGGCGACATCGGCTGCGGTCGGCAGGGCGGGCATGGCGGCTCTCCGGATTGGGTTTCCCCCATATGATGTCCCTTGCCGGGGCGCCGCAAGTGCCTAACGACATCGGCCGGTCGGTTTGGCCGGCCTCGCCATATCAACTCGTCCAGGCTAGAAGCGGGGCCGGAGGCCACCCGTGCTGCAACCCGATCCGACGCCGACGCCCGCCTGTGAGGGCCCTGCCACTATGGCCGCCTTACCGCGCAACATCCTGATCCTGATGAGCCGGACCGGTGGCGGGCATCTGGCCAGCGCGCGGGCGCTGGAGGCGGAATTCCTGCGCCAGGACCCGCAGGCCCGCGTCACCATTGTCGATCTCCTGACCGATCACATCAGCTTCCCGTTCAGCCGCCTGCCGCGCACCTATGACACGCTGGTCAACCGCGCGCCGCGCCTGTGGCAGGCCATGTGGAAGGTCACCGCCCGGCGCGCCGTCGGCGGCTCGTCCTCGGCCCTGGTCCGGTACATGTCGCAGAGCAAGCTCGAACGGCTGATCCGCGACTGCAAGCCGGACCTGGTCGTCTCGGTGCACCCGCTGGTCAACGACCTGATGATCCCGGTGCTGGCCCGGCTCGCCCCGGCGACCCGCTATGTCACCGTGGTCACCGATCTCGGCGGCATTCACCCGCTCTGGCTGCATCCCGGCAATGCCGCGATCTACCTGCCGACCGCCAAGGCGGTAGCGGTGGCGCTGGCCCGCGGCCTGCCGCAGCACCGGCTGCACACCCATGGCTTGCCGATCCGTGCCGAATTTGCCCTCGCGCCGCCGGCGCGCGCCGACGCGCGGCTGAGCTTCGGCCTCGACCCGGCCTTGCCGGTGGTGCTGGTCATGGGCGGCGGCGGCGGCATCGGTCCGATCGAGGCGATCGTCGAGGCCATGGCCGCCGCGCTGGCGACGACCGGCGGCCGCGCCACGGCTCAAATCGCTGTCATCACGGCCAAGAACGACAGGCTTCGGGCGCGCCTTGCCGGCCGCTCCTGGCCGGTCCTGGTCGTGCCGCTCGGTTTCGTCGACCGCATGTCCGACCTGATGCATGCGAGCGACCTCCTGGTCACCAAGGCCGGCCCCGGCTCGATCGCGGAAGCCAGCGTGCGCGGCCTGCCGATGCTGATCTATGGTTTCATTCCCGGCCAGGAAGCGGCCAATGTCGACCATGTCGTCGAGGCCGGCGCCGGCCTGTTCGAGCCGGACCCGAAAGCCCTCGCCGGCCAGGCCGCGGCCCTGCTCGGCAGCGACGGCCAGCGGCTCGCCGGGATGGCCGCCAAGGCGCGCGGGCTCGGCCGCGACCAGGCGACCCGCGACATCGTCGCCTCGATTCTGGCCGATCTGCCCAAAGCTTGAGCAGGAACGGCGAGGCAACGGGCTTTGGCGCACGGCCCCGATGCGATGCCGCGCTTGCGCAATCCGGCGAGCTCGTCATCATCCGCGCCGACGGCATCAAGTATGGGAGGCAACGTCGTGAAACTGGTACGCTTCGGACCCATGGGTAAAGAAAAGCCTGGCCTGGTCGACCCCGAAGGCAAGATCCGCGACCTCTCGGAGATCGTGCCCGACATTGCCGGCGAGGCGTTGTCGAACAAGGGACTGGCCAAGATCGCCAAGGCGGATTGGCAGAAACTTCCTGTGGCCTCGGGGCGGCCGCGCATCGGCGCCTGCGTCGGCGGCGTCGGCAATTTCATCGCCGTTGGCCTCAACTATGCCGACCATGCCGCCGAGACCGGCGCGGCGATCCCGACCGAACCGATCCTGTTCAACAAGGCGCCGTCCTGCATCGTCGGTCCGGACGACGACGTGATGCTGCCCAAGGGTTCGGTCAAGACCGACTGGGAGGTCGAGCTCGCCATCGTCATCGGCGAGCGCGCCCGCTACGTCTCCAAGCAGGATGCCCTCTCCGTGGTCGCCGGCTTCTGCATCTGCAACGACGTCTCCGAGCGCGCCTATCAGATCGAGCGCGGCGGCCAGTGGATGAAGGGCAAGGGCTGCGAGACCTTCGGTCCGCTCGGCCCCTGGCTGGTCACCGTCGACGAGGTCGCCGACGTGCAGAAGCTCGGCATGTGGCTCGACGTCAACGGCGAGCGCATGCAGACCGGCTCGACCAAGACCATGATCTTCGACGTCAGGACCATCGTCTCCTACGTCTCGGAATTCATGGTGCTGGAACCCGGCGACGTCATCACCACGGGCACGCCGCCCGGTGTCGGTCTCGGCATGAAGCCGCCGAAATTCCTGAAAGCCGGCGACACCATGACGGTTGGCATCGAGGGCCTCGGCGTGCAGACCCAGAACGTCATCGCCTGGAAGTGACGTCAGCGTCGCCCGCGTTGAATCGGAACATGAAGAACCCCGGCTCGCGCCGGGGTTTTTTTGTGCGCCGGATGGTTCCAATGGATTCAGCGCATGAAGTCGTTGAATCGGAATCAACGTCTGGAGAATGGTCGCTAACCGATTGAAAAATAGGACTATTCAGCCATGAAACGGCTCCGCCCGCCTGACCGCCGAAGCAAGAATGCGCCCGCGAACCACAACGCGCGCCGGCAGCCGGCGCAGCGACGGAAGCGGCCTTCACCGCCTCCCCCGCCCTACCAGCTATGCCGCAAGCCGAGATTGGCCCGCACGGAGCGGTGTCGGTCGCCAAGCTCGCCGTCGAGCGAAGCGGACACCCGCATGCCGCCGGCAAACCTGGCCTCGATGCCGAGCGTCGCCAGCGCCGTATGGGTCGAGGCGCGCGCGCCAAACACCGCGAAGCCGGAATTGGCGAGCGTCTGGAACGCTGCGTCGACCGAGCGCTGGGTGTTCGCCTGATAGCCGTAGGCGAGCCGGCCGAAGGTCAGGAGATCGGCGCCCGGCGCGAGCGGCGTCAGGCTGTCGGCGCGCAGCCCGAGTTCCGTGCGCACGGTCCCGGTCGTCCTGGCGCCATAGGTGAGCGCAAAGACGCCGGTGGCCGGCGCGGCGAAACCTTCGCGATAGCCTGAAGCCGAATAGCCGATCGCCTCGAGCGCGGCATAAGGCGTCCAGGCAAAGGCCCGGGTGCCGAAGCGCCGGCCGGCCTCGATCCGGCCGCCGAAGGTATGGGCGACCGGCGCCGAGCTATAGGTCTCCGAAACGCCGCCGAGACTCACCGAACGGGACACCTCAT
This portion of the Phreatobacter stygius genome encodes:
- a CDS encoding fumarylacetoacetate hydrolase family protein, with protein sequence MKLVRFGPMGKEKPGLVDPEGKIRDLSEIVPDIAGEALSNKGLAKIAKADWQKLPVASGRPRIGACVGGVGNFIAVGLNYADHAAETGAAIPTEPILFNKAPSCIVGPDDDVMLPKGSVKTDWEVELAIVIGERARYVSKQDALSVVAGFCICNDVSERAYQIERGGQWMKGKGCETFGPLGPWLVTVDEVADVQKLGMWLDVNGERMQTGSTKTMIFDVRTIVSYVSEFMVLEPGDVITTGTPPGVGLGMKPPKFLKAGDTMTVGIEGLGVQTQNVIAWK
- a CDS encoding aspartate dehydrogenase domain-containing protein — protein: MEARRIGVIGAGRIARPVLAYLRTSAQWRLGRCLVREARAAGVPEATADPERFFADPADLIIEAAGPEALRLYGARALALADVWTVSASALAAAELFASLETAGRTHGHRLRLLPGALGGLDGVAAAAIDPEARLHVTASRPGMAGAAGEVFAGRLDDAVLRHANEINIAVAAALAGPGVGNATVRLDDPGPGGAHVLGLSVDSRFGRFSARAEIEPDPAKHMHPVAACIIAALERETATIWAG
- a CDS encoding LysR family transcriptional regulator, giving the protein MDRLTSMAVFVKAIDLGSFAAAAAALDLSGPMVGKHVRFLEERLGMRLINRTTRRQNLTDVGRAYYDRCRVVLAEAEAADALATDQLSEPRGKLRVTMPVHFGRHCVTPVLLELARQYPALELDLSFSDRIVDLAEDGYDLAIRTGDLDDKAGVIARRVARQRMVVCAAPAYLGMHGRPGQVEDLPQHHAIIYRRSGRIRPWLFPRPGQPPLEVTPVNRLRLDDLDAIADVAAAGMGLAWLPSWLVRERIQAGALVVVLPDQPEFLYDGYALWPQTPHLPLKVRLAVDALAAALPRFMT
- a CDS encoding threonine ammonia-lyase, whose protein sequence is MPALPTAADVADAARLIAPVARRTPLLSLPELDAITGARVFLKAEPLQRTGSFKFRGAYNRLARLTDQERRAGVVAMSSGNHAQGVATAAQLLGMPAVIVMPKDSPALKRERTAAAGAEIVLYDREKEDRVAIARQLAADRGATLVPPYDDFYIMAGQGTVGREIIEELTAQGLLPDTVLVCCSGGGLLAGVALAVHDRAPKAKLYSVEPEDFDDHARSFEAGKRVANVKLGGSLCDGLLAQTPGELTFAVNQPHVAGGVTVSEDEVKRAVNFAFRELKLVVEPSGAVPLAALLSGRLDVRGQVVAAVVSGGNVDPALFAKLVA
- a CDS encoding zinc-dependent alcohol dehydrogenase family protein — protein: MARVVRFHRHGGPEVLRIETVDLARPGRGEVRIRVKALGLNRAEALLRSGSYIETPVLPSGLGLEAAGLVETVGEGVAGFAPGEAVSIVPPRSMVRWPAYGDLATFPAELVVRHPPSLSFEAAAAVWMPYLTAYGALIDIARLGAQDRVVITAASSSVGLAAIQIANRVGATTIAVTRTSAKAQALREAGAAYVIASAEEDLGGRLTDIAGPEGVRVAFDPIGGPIFEPLTAAMSRGGVLIEYGGLSPEPTPFPLFAVLAKSLTLRGYLVHEITGDPARLEAAKAFILDGLASGSLRPVIARTFAFEEIVEAHRFLESNDQFGKIVVTV
- a CDS encoding MGDG synthase family glycosyltransferase, which encodes MAALPRNILILMSRTGGGHLASARALEAEFLRQDPQARVTIVDLLTDHISFPFSRLPRTYDTLVNRAPRLWQAMWKVTARRAVGGSSSALVRYMSQSKLERLIRDCKPDLVVSVHPLVNDLMIPVLARLAPATRYVTVVTDLGGIHPLWLHPGNAAIYLPTAKAVAVALARGLPQHRLHTHGLPIRAEFALAPPARADARLSFGLDPALPVVLVMGGGGGIGPIEAIVEAMAAALATTGGRATAQIAVITAKNDRLRARLAGRSWPVLVVPLGFVDRMSDLMHASDLLVTKAGPGSIAEASVRGLPMLIYGFIPGQEAANVDHVVEAGAGLFEPDPKALAGQAAALLGSDGQRLAGMAAKARGLGRDQATRDIVASILADLPKA